ACCTCTCGCGGGTGCGGCTCGGTCACCTCGGCTTCGTCTTCCAGGGGTTCAACCTCTTCCCGGCGCTCACCGCGCGGGAGAACGTCGAGCTGGTTCTCAACCTGCGCGGGATCGGCGGCGCGCGGGCGGTCGCCGAAGCGGCGCGCCACCTCGGGCGGGTCGGTCTCGAGCACCGACTGACCCACAAGCCGGCCGATCTCTCGGGCGGCGAGAAACAGCGCGTCGCCGTGGCCCGGGCCCTCGCCGCCGAGGCTCCGATCCTCCTGGCCGACGAGCCGACGGCGAGTCTCGACGGAGTGACCGGCTATCGCGTGACCGAGCTCCTGCGTCGACTGGCGCGCGAAGAGGGGCGTGCGGTGTTCGTCGTCACCCACGATCCGCGCATCGTCGACCTGGGAGACCGCGTGCTGCACATGGAGGACGGACGGATCGTCCACGAGGAGAAGAGATGAATCGGCCTGTTCGATCGACCGTCCGGGCGTTGCTGCCGGTCCTGTTCGCCCTCGCCGCCTGCGGTCACGAAGCGCGTCCCACGGCGCGCGTCGCCCGCGGAGCGCTCCACGACTGGGTGGCGGCGCTCGGGCGGATCGAGGGTCCCGGCGAGCTGGTACGTCTCGGCCCGCGGGTCCCCGGTCGGCTCGCCGAGGTCCGTGTCGCCGAAGGAGAGCGCGTCGAGGCCGGCCAGGTGCTGGCGGTGCTCGAGAACGCCGACGCGCGCGCCCGCCTCGCGGCGGCCGAAGCGCGGCTCGCGCGACTCGAGCGCGGCGGAAGGCCGCAGGAGGTGGCGGCGGCCGAGGCCCGTCTGACGGCGGCACGCGCACGACGCACCGAGGCCGAACGGACCCTCGAACGGAGCGATGCCCTGGCGCGCCAGGGGATCGACTCGACGGCCGTGCTCGATGCGGCGCGCCGGGCCTACGACACGGCACAGGCCGACGCGGTGGCGGCCGAGCGCGAAGCCGAGCTCGTCCGTCTGGCGGCGCGCGACGAGGTCCTCGCCGAGGCGGCGGCCGAGCTCGCGGCGGCGCGTGACGCCGTGCGGGCGACCGAGATCGTGGCCCCGGCGGCCGGGGTGGTGCTCAAGCGCCACCTGCTGCCGGGCGAGACGATCGGCCTCGGCGCCACCGTCGTCCCCGTCGTGACGATGACCACCGCCGGTGCGCGTTGGGTGCGGCTCGAGGTCTCGGAGAGCCAGGTCGGCCGGGTGAAGGTCGGCCAGACGGTCTACACGAGCTGCGACGCCTTCCCGGGGCAGGTCTTCGCGGGCACGGTGCGCTCGGTGGCGCCGGCGATGGGGCGCAAGTCGATCACCGACCCCGATCCGCGGGCGCTGTCGGACACCGAGGTGCAGGAGGTGCGCGCCGAGCTCGGCGCGGACGCCGACGTGCTCCCCTATCAGCTTCGTGTCGATGCGGTGGTGGAG
This genomic window from Holophagales bacterium contains:
- a CDS encoding ABC transporter ATP-binding protein; the protein is MDDRHSIRLRLDGVRKTYGEGAERVEAVAGVDLALAGGECVLLVGPSGSGKTTLLMLMGCLLRPSAGGAWVDGIDVAGLSERDLSRVRLGHLGFVFQGFNLFPALTARENVELVLNLRGIGGARAVAEAARHLGRVGLEHRLTHKPADLSGGEKQRVAVARALAAEAPILLADEPTASLDGVTGYRVTELLRRLAREEGRAVFVVTHDPRIVDLGDRVLHMEDGRIVHEEKR
- a CDS encoding efflux RND transporter periplasmic adaptor subunit, which encodes MNRPVRSTVRALLPVLFALAACGHEARPTARVARGALHDWVAALGRIEGPGELVRLGPRVPGRLAEVRVAEGERVEAGQVLAVLENADARARLAAAEARLARLERGGRPQEVAAAEARLTAARARRTEAERTLERSDALARQGIDSTAVLDAARRAYDTAQADAVAAEREAELVRLAARDEVLAEAAAELAAARDAVRATEIVAPAAGVVLKRHLLPGETIGLGATVVPVVTMTTAGARWVRLEVSESQVGRVKVGQTVYTSCDAFPGQVFAGTVRSVAPAMGRKSITDPDPRALSDTEVQEVRAELGADADVLPYQLRVDAVVETAAVADALLVPVEALELDGADRARARVRRDGVWREVTVGLGALNERFAEATDGLVAGDEVELREPAAPATGAPLAGPPRVPRRSAGTGS